The following coding sequences are from one Burkholderia stabilis window:
- the sctQ gene encoding type III secretion system cytoplasmic ring protein SctQ, producing the protein MPALFLTNADAGDAASRALPAASAPSAAPPAAVALDASPYLPRLSAAAARGLSHAYCAPGAVPVTLGEHAYEARWRVDAEPAADAHAYRFVVGPAAGTLWIDPVAETEWLGDAADPAVPAVIRAALLADLCAPLAAVLQAATRQRVELLPPPASAPAWRASPAALRFELRRADAAWRCHGALLFDTPDALAVFFAAAPAAPADARAAYANLPVPLVFEIGRTELTTAELADVVGGDIIAIERWQAHEQNLLCVARLPAAPAWEITGRPSGNRLTVERIREMPLEPTRTDTATATTHDAPPADAPRTLDGLAVDLRFELPPTSMPLGELSALQPGAVIELQQGINQSVIHLVANGMLIGTGHLIAVGQKLGVRVVTLTQPAPRER; encoded by the coding sequence GTGCCTGCGCTGTTCCTGACGAATGCCGACGCCGGCGACGCCGCGAGCCGGGCCCTGCCCGCCGCTTCCGCGCCATCCGCCGCGCCGCCGGCCGCGGTCGCGCTCGACGCGTCGCCCTATCTGCCGCGCCTGTCCGCCGCTGCCGCGCGCGGGTTGTCGCACGCGTACTGCGCGCCCGGCGCCGTCCCGGTCACGCTCGGCGAGCATGCGTACGAGGCGCGCTGGCGCGTCGACGCCGAGCCGGCCGCCGATGCGCATGCGTACCGCTTCGTCGTCGGCCCGGCCGCCGGCACGCTGTGGATCGACCCGGTCGCGGAAACGGAATGGCTCGGCGACGCCGCCGATCCGGCCGTGCCGGCCGTGATCCGCGCGGCGCTGCTCGCCGACCTGTGCGCGCCGCTCGCGGCCGTGCTGCAGGCCGCGACACGGCAGCGCGTGGAACTGCTGCCGCCGCCCGCGAGCGCGCCCGCCTGGCGCGCGTCGCCGGCCGCGCTGCGCTTCGAGCTGCGCCGTGCCGACGCCGCGTGGCGCTGCCACGGCGCGTTGCTGTTCGACACGCCGGATGCACTGGCCGTGTTCTTTGCGGCCGCGCCCGCCGCGCCTGCCGACGCGCGCGCGGCCTACGCGAACCTGCCCGTGCCGCTCGTGTTCGAGATCGGCCGCACCGAGCTGACGACGGCCGAACTGGCCGACGTCGTCGGCGGCGACATCATCGCGATCGAACGCTGGCAGGCGCACGAGCAGAACCTGCTGTGCGTCGCGCGGCTGCCGGCCGCGCCGGCGTGGGAAATCACCGGGCGGCCGTCGGGCAACCGGCTGACCGTCGAACGAATCAGGGAGATGCCTTTGGAACCGACCCGCACCGACACCGCGACCGCGACGACGCACGACGCGCCGCCCGCCGACGCGCCGCGCACGCTCGATGGCCTCGCGGTCGACCTGCGCTTCGAACTGCCGCCCACGTCGATGCCGCTCGGCGAGCTGAGCGCGCTGCAGCCGGGCGCCGTGATCGAACTGCAGCAAGGGATCAACCAGAGCGTGATCCATCTCGTCGCGAACGGGATGCTGATCGGCACCGGCCACCTGATCGCGGTCGGCCAGAAGCTCGGCGTGCGGGTCGTCACGCTGACGCAACCCGCGCCGCGCGAGCGCTGA
- the sctR gene encoding type III secretion system export apparatus subunit SctR: MGNLPNPVALIAVIAALGIAPFAALMVTSYTKLVVVLGLLRSALGIQQVPPNLVLNGIALILSLFIMAPVGMSIRDALQARHFDASAQLSTADVGALADAALPPIKDFLVSHTRLRDREFFVRTATSVWPKNRADGIKDDDLLVLVPSFTLAELTKAFQIGFVIYIVFIVVDLLVANILLALGMQMISPTTISVPFKLLLFVALDGWSLLVHGLVMSYRVAGAG, translated from the coding sequence ATGGGCAACCTGCCGAATCCGGTTGCGCTGATCGCGGTGATCGCCGCGCTCGGCATCGCGCCGTTCGCGGCGCTGATGGTGACGAGCTACACGAAGCTCGTGGTCGTGCTCGGCCTGTTGCGCTCCGCGCTCGGGATCCAGCAGGTGCCGCCGAACCTCGTGCTGAACGGCATCGCGCTGATCCTGTCGCTGTTCATCATGGCGCCGGTCGGGATGTCGATCCGCGACGCGCTGCAGGCGCGCCACTTCGACGCGTCGGCGCAATTGTCGACCGCCGACGTCGGCGCGCTCGCCGATGCCGCGCTGCCGCCGATCAAGGATTTCCTCGTGTCGCACACGCGGCTGCGCGACCGCGAATTCTTCGTGCGCACCGCGACGTCGGTGTGGCCGAAGAACCGCGCGGACGGCATCAAGGACGACGACCTGCTCGTGCTGGTGCCGAGCTTCACGCTCGCCGAGCTGACGAAGGCGTTCCAGATCGGCTTCGTGATCTATATCGTGTTCATCGTCGTCGACCTGCTGGTCGCGAACATCCTGCTCGCACTCGGCATGCAGATGATCTCGCCGACGACGATCTCGGTGCCGTTCAAGCTGTTGCTGTTCGTCGCGCTCGACGGCTGGTCGCTGCTCGTGCACGGGCTCGTGATGTCGTACCGCGTGGCGGGCGCGGGATGA
- a CDS encoding lytic transglycosylase domain-containing protein: MNARGLRSAAACLCALATFALACGQPRAVQAASGGAGFAQLARACAPNVDPDTLAALVRTESGFNPYAIGVVGGHLTRQPASLDEARATARELAARGFSYSVGLAQVNVRNFPKYGLDETTMFEPCRNLQAGGAILTECFARSSGTGRATQAALRAALSCYYSGNFTTGFSSGYVSRVVASAQRNAREGGIEPIPVVSDTPPPERRRRTQAAAVTPPESARRLASPAASADAPSCHARPVVMMCRGLPASQAKRLCVKCLDQQ; encoded by the coding sequence ATGAACGCGCGCGGCCTGCGCAGCGCCGCCGCGTGCCTGTGCGCGCTGGCCACATTCGCGCTCGCGTGCGGGCAGCCGCGCGCCGTGCAGGCCGCGAGCGGCGGCGCGGGCTTCGCGCAACTCGCGCGCGCGTGCGCGCCGAACGTCGACCCCGATACGCTCGCCGCGCTCGTGCGCACCGAGTCGGGCTTCAATCCGTATGCGATCGGCGTGGTCGGCGGACACCTGACGCGCCAGCCCGCATCGCTCGACGAAGCACGTGCGACCGCGCGCGAGCTGGCGGCGCGCGGCTTCAGCTACAGCGTCGGCCTCGCGCAGGTGAACGTGCGCAACTTTCCGAAATACGGGCTCGACGAAACGACGATGTTCGAGCCGTGCCGCAACCTGCAGGCCGGCGGCGCGATCCTGACCGAATGCTTCGCGCGCTCGTCGGGCACCGGCCGCGCCACGCAGGCCGCGTTGCGCGCGGCGCTGTCGTGCTACTACAGCGGCAACTTCACGACCGGCTTCTCGAGCGGCTACGTGAGCCGCGTCGTCGCGAGCGCGCAGCGCAACGCGCGCGAAGGCGGCATCGAGCCGATTCCCGTCGTGAGCGACACGCCGCCGCCCGAGCGCCGGCGGCGCACGCAAGCCGCTGCCGTCACGCCGCCCGAAAGCGCGCGCCGGCTGGCGTCGCCCGCCGCGTCCGCCGATGCGCCGTCATGCCACGCGCGCCCGGTGGTGATGATGTGCCGCGGGCTGCCGGCCAGCCAGGCGAAGCGGCTGTGCGTGAAGTGTCTCGATCAGCAGTAA